The Leifsonia sp. ZF2019 DNA segment CCGGCCGCGCGTCACCGACCTCGACCCCAAGAAGGAGCGGCGCGCCGAGCGTACCGTCTACACGCTCTTCTACCTGTCGATCGCCGGAAGCGTCTGGGCCGTCGCCGCGTACATGGCGTTCCCGATCCACGACAGCGACCCCGCGTCGGTGCGCCTGAACAACCTGTTCATCGGTCTCGGCATCACCCTCGCACTGCTCGCGATCGGTATCGGCGCCGTGCACTGGGGCAAGGCGCTCATGCACGAGAAGGAGGGCGTCGACCTCCGCCACCCCGTGCGCGGCAGCGAGGGCACCACCGAGCGGGCCGTCGAGATCTTCCGCCAGGCCGACGAGGAGTCCGGCTTCAACCGCCGCACCCTGGTCCGCAACAGCCTCATCGGCGCGCTCATCGCGTTCCCGCTCCCCGCGGTCGTCCTCTTCCGCGGTCTCGCGCCGCAGGACGAGGACCCGGTCGAACTGCTCTCGCAGACGATGTGGGCCAAGGGCGTGCGCCTCACGCGCGACCCGTCCGGCACTCCGATCAAGGCCTCCGACGTCACCCTCGGCAGCGCGTTCCACGTGATCCCCGAGGGCCTCAACGAGACCGACGACATGCTCGAGCAGAAGGCCAAGGCGGCCGTCCTGCTCATGCGCCTCAAGCCCGAGGACCTGC contains these protein-coding regions:
- the qcrA gene encoding cytochrome bc1 complex Rieske iron-sulfur subunit, which encodes MAQDENGGHELTPASSSAVDAHRTGESGTAIVVRDAPENPGFPPHRPRVTDLDPKKERRAERTVYTLFYLSIAGSVWAVAAYMAFPIHDSDPASVRLNNLFIGLGITLALLAIGIGAVHWGKALMHEKEGVDLRHPVRGSEGTTERAVEIFRQADEESGFNRRTLVRNSLIGALIAFPLPAVVLFRGLAPQDEDPVELLSQTMWAKGVRLTRDPSGTPIKASDVTLGSAFHVIPEGLNETDDMLEQKAKAAVLLMRLKPEDLHVSKGRENWNYDGIVAYSKICTHVGCPVALYEQQTHHLLCPCHQSQFDITHEAEVIFGPAKRPLPQLPITVDADGYLVARSDFHEPVGPSFWERH